Proteins found in one Anoplolepis gracilipes chromosome 7, ASM4749672v1, whole genome shotgun sequence genomic segment:
- the LOC140667657 gene encoding uncharacterized protein translates to MERKHIDDVQAPTVDEHLKLIIEDDNVLDPELTDITFNDFPEWYNEKLFKEGQNYYKRNMLLAEMTYVIGLVTILAVPTIQQILKCTNRSSTPCAAFKRHLESQLHVFNIVMCDPNDVHSNWYKTINVIRWRHNMSTKISKKANFKGILQRDMAFTQCALLAYIFILSKYFGLCNKLKEEEGINHFWRVIGYIIGIPDILNICRKSTIETRELCQKIVNNVFANYLNNVSSDFYHLTSNVLDALGHIDITLNKDALLALTYRLHNIEYKAPLGWYSWLNMKYRDLIFKLYFLPYVGMAVRIYCNFTTMLMYWSVMTLPIFAWLSFGRKNTRIHLYPNYK, encoded by the exons ATGGAAAGGAAACATATTGATGATG tgCAAGCACCAACGGTGGACGAACatctcaaattaataattgaggATGACAATGTACTTGATCCAGAATTAACCGATATAACTTTCAATGATTTTCCAGAATGGTATAATGAAAAACTATTCAAAGA GGGTCAAAACTATTACAAGCGAAACATGTTGCTAGCAGAAATGACTTATGTAATCGGACTTGTTACAATCTTAGCAGTCCCAACTATACAGCAG attctCAAGTGCACAAATCGAAGCAGTACACCTTGCGCCGCTTTCAAAAGACACCTTGAATCACAGTTGCATGTATTCAACATAGTTATGTGCGATCCAAATGATGTACATTCCAA ttggtataaaacaataaatgtaattcgCTGGAGACATAATATGAGCAccaagatatcaaaaaaagcaaatttcaAAGGGATTCTTCAGAGAGATATGGCATTCACACAATGCGCTTTATtagcatacatttttattctgtcTAAATATTTCGgtttgtgtaataaattaaaagaagaagaaggaattAATCATTTCTGGCGTGTGATAGGCTACATAATAGGAATTCCCGATAT attaaatatatgtcgCAAGAGCACAATAGAAACTCGCGAATTGTGTCAGAAGATTGTCAACAATGTATTCGCGAATTATTTGAACAATGTTTCGTCAGACTTTTACCATTTAACATCAAATGTATTAGATGCATTGGGACATATAGATATCACTTTGAATAAAGATGCTTTGTTAGCATTAACATATCGACTACACAATATCGaat ACAAGGCGCCGCTTGGATGGTACAGTTGGTTGAATATGAAATACCGtgacttaatttttaaattgtatt TTTTACCTTATGTTGGAATGGCAGTaagaatttattgtaattttacaacGATGCTCATGTATTGGAGTGTGATGACATTACCTATATTTGCATGGCTGTCATTTGGAAGAAAAAACACTCGAATCCATCTTTATcctaattacaaataa